Proteins encoded within one genomic window of Indicator indicator isolate 239-I01 unplaced genomic scaffold, UM_Iind_1.1 iindUn_scaffold_78, whole genome shotgun sequence:
- the LOC128980227 gene encoding chymotrypsin-like elastase family member 1, with the protein MLQLLLLAAFALCGRCSEQDLDGLQRVVGGTEARSHAWPSQISLQYYSGGSWHHTCGGSLIQRNWVMTAAHCVDRNLNFRVVAGEHHLNTNDGSEQVFSVSKIIIHPYWNSNNVAAGYDIALLRLGSYATINQYVQLAKLPQSGYILPNNYPCYITGWGLTRSNGQLSNVLLQAYLPVVDYQICSSSSYWGSTVKSTMVCAGGDGVRSGCQGDSGGPLHCAVNGQYQVHGVTSFVSSQGCNVLRKPTVFTRVSAYISWIQSSSLLRSLLIKNFISDLGEGTQCSYRRCIDQKFKRCPPLPSTSVVIVFHNEAWSTLLRTVYSVLHTSPALLLKEIILVDDASTDEHLQAELDRYVEQLQIVRVVRQAERKGLITARLLGASVASGEVLTFLDAHCECFHGWLEPLLSRIAEEPTAVVSPDIATVDLHTFEFSRPVQQGKQHSRGNFDWSLTFGWELVPPRERQRRRDETFPIK; encoded by the exons atgctgcagctcctgctccttgccGCCTTCGCCCTCTGTG GACGCTGCTCTGAGCAGGATCTCGATGGGCTGCAGCGGGTGGTCGGTGGCACCGAGGCGCGCTCGCACGCCTGGCCCTCCCAG aTCTCCCTGCAGTACTACTCTGGTGGCAGCTGGCACCACACCTGCGGAGGGTCCCTTATCCAGAGGAACTGGGTGATGACAGCAGCCCACTGTGTGGATCG CAACCTGAACTTCCGTGTCGTGGCTGGGGAGCACCACCTCAACACAAACGATGGCAGCGAGCAGGTCTTCAGCGTCAGCAAGATCATCATCCACCCCTACTGGAACAGCAACAACGTTGCTGCAGG CTACGACATCGCCCTGCTCCGCCTGGGCAGCTACGCTACCATCAACCAGTATGTGCAGCTGGCCAAACTGCCCCAGTCGGGATACATCCTGCCCAACAACTACCCCTGCTACATCACGGGCTGGGGGCTCACCCGCA GCAACGGGCAGCTCTCCAACGTGCTGCTGCAGGCCTACCTGCCCGTAGTTGACTACCagatctgctccagctcctcctacTGGGGCTCCACCGTCAAGAGCACCATGGTCTGCGCCGGCGGGGACGGCGTTCGCTCCGGCTGCCAG GGTGACTCCGGCGGCCCCCTGCACTGCGCTGTGAACGGCCAGTACCAGGTCCACGGTGTCACCAGCTTCGTGTCCAGCCAGGGCTGCAACGTCCTGCGCAAACCTACCGTCTTCACCCGCGTCTCTGCCTACATCTCCTGGATCCAGAGC agctccctgctgAGGTCTCTTCTGATCAAGaactttatcagtgatctggggGAGGGGACCCAGTGTTCTTACAgaag GTGCATTGACCAGAAGTTCAAGCGGTGCCcgcccctgcccagcaccagcgTCGTCATCGTCTTCCACAACGAAGCTTGGTCGACGCTGCTGCGGACGGTGTACAGCGTCCTGCACACCTCCCCggccctgctgctgaaggagatcATCCTGGTGGACGATGCCAGCACGGATG AGCACCTGCAGGCCGAGCTGGATCGCTACGTGGAGCAGCTGCAGATCGTGCGAGTCGTGCGGCAGGCGGAGCGCAAGGGGCTGATCACAGCGCGGCTGCTGGGGGCCAGCGTGGCCAGTGGGGAGGTTCTGACCTTCCTGGATGCCCACT GCGAGTGTTTCCACGGCTGGCTGGAGCCCCTCTTGTCCCGCATCGCCGAGGAGCCCACAGCCGTGGTCAGCCCTGACATTGCCACCGTCGACCTCCACACCTTCGAGTTCTCCAGGCCGGTGCAGCAGGGCAAGCAGCACAGCCGGGGCAACTTCGACTGGAGCCTGACCTTCGGCTGGGAGCTCGTCCCGCCCCGCGAGAGACAGCGCAGGAGGGACGAGACCTTCCCCATCAAGTGA